AGTGGGCGGCACCCTCGACAACCAGATTACCGTCGAGGGCAAAACTTACCCGATGGAGCGGCACGGTTTTGCCCGGCAATCGGAGTTTACGCTGGTTGAAGCCACTCCCACCAAGGCGGTATTTTCCCTTCAGGCCAACGAAAAAACGCTGGCGGCTTATCCCTATCAGTTTGAATTTCAGATTGAATACCAGATTACCAGCCAGGTTCTGACGATTATTTACCGCGTGATTAACCAGGAAGCAAAACCGCTGTATTTCTCGGTGGGCGCACACCCGGCTTTTGCGGTTCCGTTCTCACCGGACGAAAAGTACGAAGACTATTACCTGGAATTTCAGAAGGAGGAAGATCTGGAGCGGCATTTGTTATCGCCCAAAGGCTATTTCACGGGCGAGACGGAGCCGGTTCTGACCGTTGAAAAGCAGTTGCCACTCACCACCGATTTGTTTGACCGGGATGCGCTGGTGTTCAAAAATCTGGATTCGCGGAGTGTCACAATCCGGAGCCGTCATCACGACCGGGCTGTCACCGTTAGTTTTCCGGCCTTTCCGTACCTGGGAATCTGGGCCAAACCCGGGGCATCGTTTGTCTGCATCGAGCCCTGGCTGGGGTATGCCGACCGCGACGGGACGCCCGTTCCTTT
This Larkinella insperata DNA region includes the following protein-coding sequences:
- a CDS encoding aldose 1-epimerase family protein, which translates into the protein MTTLENDLLKVSIRPKGAELTSLYNKQTGTEHLWQADPAVWAWHAPNLFPIVGGTLDNQITVEGKTYPMERHGFARQSEFTLVEATPTKAVFSLQANEKTLAAYPYQFEFQIEYQITSQVLTIIYRVINQEAKPLYFSVGAHPAFAVPFSPDEKYEDYYLEFQKEEDLERHLLSPKGYFTGETEPVLTVEKQLPLTTDLFDRDALVFKNLDSRSVTIRSRHHDRAVTVSFPAFPYLGIWAKPGASFVCIEPWLGYADRDGTPVPFEEKEAIQHVEPNGFFETGFTIGV